The following coding sequences lie in one Arachis ipaensis cultivar K30076 chromosome B03, Araip1.1, whole genome shotgun sequence genomic window:
- the LOC107631994 gene encoding cytochrome P450 78A5 (The sequence of the model RefSeq protein was modified relative to this genomic sequence to represent the inferred CDS: added 73 bases not found in genome assembly), giving the protein MLKSKPTTLLLITLASLFLFQSSLSSFSFLLFTLLLFALSLNYWLVPGGFAWRNHRDLSGPMGWPLLGSLPQMGSLAHAKLASMATNLKAKRLMALSLGSTPVIISSHPETAREILFGSSFSDRPIKTSAKTLMFERAIGFAPSGTYWRHLRRIAAFHMFSPKNIQSLENLRHRLASEMAVKAMGMMEEKGFVEVRSVFQEGSLSNILESVFGSSSLISEELGDMVKEGYELIHMFNLEDYFPLLKFVDFYGVKRRCHRLASKVKSVVGNIVDQRKKCPQSLLRNNHDFLSTLLSLPNKEESLADSDMVAILWEMIFRGTDTVAILLEWIMARMVLHQDIQMKARQEIDTCVGQNGHVQDSDIPNLPYLQAIVKEVLRLHPPGPLLSWARLAVHDVHVDKVFVPAGTTAMVNMWAISHDSSIWEEPWAFKPERFMKEDISIMGSDLRLAPFGAGRRVCPGRALGLATVHIWLARLLHHFVWLPTAQPVDLSENLRLSLEMKTPLRCRLVPRHNYVSP; this is encoded by the exons ATGCTCAAGTCCAAGCCAACAACACTTCTTCTCATAACACTCGCTTCGTTATTCTTATTCCAAAGCtcactctcttctttctctttctt CACAGAGACCTCTCTGGTCCCATGGGTTGGCCCTTGTTGGGTTCTCTACCTCAAATGGGTTCCCTGGCACACGCAAAACTCGCTTCCATGGCTACAAACTTGAAGGCGAAGAGGCTCATGGCGTTGAGTCTTGGCTCCACACCGGTTATCATAAGCAGTCATCCTGAAACCGCAAGGGAGATTCTCTTCGGTTCTTCATTCTCCGATCGACCAATCAAAACTTCTGCAAAAACCCTAATGTTCGAGCGCGCCATTGGTTTCGCCCCTTCCGGAACCTACTGGCGCCACCTCAGAAGAATCGCCGCTTTCCACATGTTCTCTCCTAAAAATATTCAGAGCTTGGAGAATCTGCGGCATCGCCTGGCTTCTGAGATGGCGGTGAAAGCAATGGGGATGATGGAGGAGAAAGGGTTTGTGGAAGTTCGTAGTGTGTTTCAGGAAGGCTCTCTTAGCAACATTCTGGAGAGTGTGTTTGGTTCTTCTTCGTTGATTAGTGAGGAGTTGGGAGATATGGTGAAAGAAGGGTATGAATTAATCCATATGTTTAACTTGGAAGATTATTTTCCATTGTTGAAGTTTGTGGACTTTTATGGTGTGAAGAGAAGGTGTCACAGATTGGCCAGTAAGGTTAAAAGTGTGGTTGGTAACATTGTGGATCAAAGAAAAAAGTGTCCCCAATCGTTGCTTCGGAACAATCACGATTTTCTTAGCACTTTGCTTTCACTTCCTAACAAGGAAGAAAGCTTAGCTGATTCGGATATGGTCGCTATTCTTTGG GAAATGATATTTAGAGGAACAGACACAGTGGCCATATTACTGGAATGGATCATGGCAAGGATGGTACTTCACCAGGACATACAAATGAAAGCCCGCCAAGAGATTGACACGTGTGTTGGCCAAAATGGTCACGTGCAAGACTCCGACATTCCCAACCTCCCTTACCTTCAGGCCATAGTCAAAGAGGTACTCCGCTTGCACCCGCCGGGCCCATTGCTATCATGGGCCCGCCTAGCTGTTCATGATGTCCACGTGGACAAAGTCTTTGTGCCAGCTGGCACAACCGCAATGGTTAACATGTGGGCTATATCGCATGACTCTTCTATATGGGAAGAGCCTTGGGCTTTTAAGCCCGAACGATTCATGAAGGAAGATATATCCATTATGGGCTCAGACTTGAGGCTAGCACCGTTTGGTGCAGGGCGTAGGGTGTGCCCGGGGAGAGCGTTGGGCTTAGCCACTGTCCATATCTGGCTTGCACGGCTTCTCCACCATTTCGTGTGGCTTCCCACGGCACAACCCGTGGATCTTTCCGAAAATCTCAGGCTTTCTCTCGAGATGAAGACACCTTTGCGTTGCCGACTGGTTCCTAGACATAACTACGTAAGCCCTTAA